The genome window CGATTGCGCCTTGGATAAATCCACTTGCATCGAATTCGCCACCGGTTATTTTTTCCCAACCAGCATGAAGGAATTGCCAACCAAGATATACACGGAAAACAGTCAATACAGCAGCTGCAATATTATTTTCTCTTAAAAATTTAACAAACATGTTTCCCACTCCTTTGGATGAAAAAGTATTTTTTCGAAAGAACATTCACCGTTTGCCGGCAATTACTGGTGATCTCTTTCTTTAATTTGATAGTAACATCATCTTCACAATGAAAAAATATATATAAAAAGGCTTTCACATTATTTTAAAAAAGATATTACCAATTTCACAATTTTTTATAAACACTATTGACATTTTTTATCTATTCATTTAAATTTATTTATTTAGACAAAAAAGATGTGCTTCTTATGAAGCACATCTAAAAAAGAAACACTATTGTTATCACAAGGCCTTATCGGCCTCTTCTACTGGTTCTATAGGGATTTCAGTTATTTCTTCTGAGATTAGTTCTTGATCTCCGGTTAGAAGTTTAATTTGATCATTTTCCAATCCAACGATATATGTTTGTTTATATCTTTTCGTAATTTCTTGCTGTGCTTCTTGTTTTCTAGTTTTCAGATTTACATTTAAAGTGACAGAAACGTGGCGGTTATCCTTTAGTTCTGTTTGCACATTAGTAATAGTTACATTTACTGCTGACACATATTTGTCTCTAAATGCTTGATAAGTTAAGTTTTGTTGCCAGTCACTTCCTAACAATGAATAAGCACTCACAAAATCACGCATATTAATATTTTCATAGAAATAAGAAATGATGTAATTAGCATCTTCTTGTAACTGTTCCGGGGTAACATCTGTATCTGTTCTCGGGTCACCATCAAAAGAGAGCTCTGTGTGATCAGCTCTTCTAGACCATAACTCAACTTCATCGACAACGTCTCCAATTGGTATACTAAATCCAATTGTTCCACCTTGAGTTCCTGCTGAATTAATTCCTATTATCTCTCCTGTAGACCGTAGAACCAGCGGACCACCGCTATTTCCATTTGTTATAAATGCGGATATTTGATATAAATTCTTGTATTCAAAAGAGTCTATTTCAAAATTTCTTTCGGTTCCAGATATAATACCTAAGGTTACAGTATTTTGAAGCCCATGGGGACTTCCTAATGCAATAATTTCATCCCCAATTTCCGCTTTTGCATTTGGAGCAATTTTCATAGGAGTACGATCTTTTAGTTGAGGAACTCTTAAGAGAGCAATGTCTGTTTCATCTCCAATTCCAATTAAAGCGGCCGGATAGGTTCTTGCATCTGCTGTTTTGACATAAATAGAATCCGCACCTTTAACAACATGTGCGTTAGTCACGATATCCCCTTTATCATTTATGATAAATCCTGATCCAATGCTATTAGTTGAGGCTGACTGTCCTTCTATTTGCACAACCCCTTTTTGAGATTCATGAATGATAGTTTTAAGGTCAGTCGTTGTTTTTTCTTCAACTGCTACTTTTCCTCCGAGGGAGCTTGAGACTCCTATAGGTTCAGACAACCAATTGTTATATAAATAGACGATCCCAACTGCACTTAAAAGGGTTAGAACAATGGTAACGACAATCGGCCAAAATATTTTTTTTCTTTTCATATTCTCACTCCACGAAGTTCGATTTCTAATCAAAGAACCATCTAATCTTCTGAACTTCAACCTTCATTGGTTCTTTCAAGTCATAATGTGTATATTCAAATTCTCCTATTTCATTTGGATAAAGGGTATCTGGATATACAAATATTTCATTTGTTTGAACGACTTCTCCATCTGAGTTTATTAGATCATAGATAACAGATATGGAATAAATAGGAATAGTTGCTACACTTTTAATTTTGCCTTTCACAACAAATTCACCGTATTCATCAATTTCATAATTTATTTCCATCAAATCAACAGCGTCTTCTTCATTTATTTCCTGGTCTTTCTCAGCAGCTTCAATAGCTTGTTCGATTCTTTGTTGTTGAGCCGTTTCAAAAGCAACTTTTTCTTTTTCAATTGTTGTTTTCAAACTTGAAAGCTTTTTACTATCAGACGCGTAATGTAACCCTTCTTCAACAGTTTCCCTAGCTAAAGAAAATTGTTTCTCTTGAAGGTATTGATTGGCCATAGAATAAAAATAAGAAATCACTCGGGCGCGAATTTCATTTGCAACTTCTTCTGCTTCTTTGCTTTGAATACCCTCAGCTTGCCATAGGAGGGATTTGAGTGACTCGATATCGGAATTAGCGGAAATGGAATCATTTATTTGTGCAACTTTTAATTCATTTCTTTTCTTAATGATCTTTTCCAGTAAACGATTGACGAGATCCCCGTTGTAATTTTCAAGCTCTTTTTCAGCTTCTTGAAGATGGGTTAATCCTTCTTGGTAGTCACTATTGAGCTTATAATGTTCTGCCTGATCTAAATGATTAAACACCTGTTCCGTCGCTAACAACAGATTTTTATTTTGTTTGGCTGCAGGAAAAGATGATTTGAAGGCTAACGCCTGGTCAAACATAGTTTTAGCTTCACTATAATTTTCCTCAATGGCATACTTTTCTCCAAGTTTAAACTTGTCAATAGCTTTATCTTCTTGCTGATTTAAGAAATAATAATAGGATGCGAGAATGACCATTAAAATAATAAATGAAGAAATGGGTAGAATCCACCATCTATTAAAACCAGGTGGAGCCGGTGTCCTCTCCACGATATCAGGGGGGAGAGCTTTACCACATTCTACACAAAAATTTTCATCTGTTTTTACAAAGGAACCACAGTATGGACAATGTAACAAGGATGCCACCTTCTTTCTTAGGCACAATTCATAAACTAGTTTAACACAAAAGCACTTTTAGTCGAACTTACATTAATAAAAAAACAAAGGGAATTCTAGTCAAATCTAAGTGCTATTTTCTGTTAAAATAAGATTATACTATTCTAATTATATAGAAAAAAATGGAGGTGTATTTATGACTGATTGGGATGCAACATTTGGTTTGGTTTCTTTATTTATTATCCTGCTAAACATTGGATTTAGCTTGTTTGATCATGGATAAAAGAATAGATAAAAAGATAATAGATAAGCTACAGGGGACTCTATGTATTTCATAGGGTCTTTTTTTGTTATTAAAACGATTATAACATTGAAAGGAGGTGAAAGTATGGCTGGAGTACTCGTAACCAACTCAAGACTTCAATTGACCTTTGAAAATGGGGTTAATGAAAAGGGAGATGTCGTTTTTAAAAGTAAAGCGTTTAATCAGGTGAAAACCACTGCATCAAATGATGGATTATATGCAGTTGCAAATGCACTCGCTCCACTTCAACAGCTTCCATTGCATGCAATTGAAAGACAAGACACCATGTTGTTAACAGAGATGTAAGTAAATGAAATAATAACTTAGGAAAGGGGGGAATAACCAATGGCTAAACAAATAGAGTTGAAATTTTTAAATCCAGAGGGGCGTATTGTCACATATACTTTGGATGATCCTATTGAACCTGTGGATCCAATAGCAGTTTCATCTGCAATGGATACCATGATTGCACAAAACGTATTTACATCAACTGGTGGTGATTTAACCGAGAAGAAGGAAGCACGTATTGTGGAGAGAAACGTTGTAGGAATCGAGTTAGCTTAACTTAGACGGGGGCGCATTGCCTCCTTTTTTATAAAGTAAAGTATAAAATCTATCTAGTTTCAACGGAAAAGCTTCATCGAGTAATCTTCGAAGCTTTTGCCCCGAGTAATCGCACAAAGGAAAGCTACATAGAGCTACTTCGCAGAAACAAGTGCTTTTCTTGTTTCGAGGGGCACTTGCGCTTTTCTTACAATCAAAAATGACAGAATGGAGAGGAGGAAACATTGTGGAAAGCTTGATTAATTGGATACCTGAAGTTGGTTTTCCCATCATAGTAACGTTTTATTTGTTACATCGAGTTGAGGGAAAGCTGGATGATGTCATCCAATCCATTCACTTAATGACTGAAAAATTATCATAGAAAAGGCCTCCTTATTGGAGGCTCTTTTCTATACAATAGTTCTTTGTTAGTTTTTTATTTTTGCATATAATTTCAAATCAGTAATAATAGATTCTTCCCATTCTTTATCCGTAGTTACTTTTATTTCACAAATGATATGAGATACAAAATCTTTTATACAAACAACTGTTCCAGTAGATCTAAAAGGATGATTCATCAATTGAAACTCAATCCAAATCAATTGATTTTTTTTCGGTAATGGAAAAGAACTCTTTTCAAGTTGAATCTTTAAACCTGTAGCACTTATGTCCATTATTTTAATAGGGTAATTTTCCAGCTTTTCTTGATTTGTAATTTTACCAGAAATCGGTGATTCGAAAGTAAACCGAAAGGATTCTTTTCTTTTATAATACATTCAAAACACTCCTCCATAAGGATGAAGCTATGAAATGCCTCGATTATTCAATGGTGCAGAAGGGTGTGGGTGATGATATTCAAAAATAAGATGTTCGTAAATATAATCTTCTACACGCTTATTGTTCATCCGTAAGCCTTGGTTTCCAAACAAAGTATTAAATTCAAGAACAAAGGGTTTACCCTCCATCAACAAGATGTCAAACCCAGCATAGTTAATGTTAAGTTGTGCTGCAACATCCAATACAAATTCCTCTGCTACCTTTGGAACAGCATCAAAAGAAACATTGGCTCCTTTTGAAACATTGTGATGGAATTGATGATTCTCAGCAATTTTCCAATAGCTTGAAATAATTTGATTTCCTACAACACAAATACGAAGTTCACGGTCATTCTCTAAATATTCTTGAACATATAAATCTTCTTTACCTTGGGAAATTTGTAGAAATTCTTCTTCGGTTTGAATGAAGTATACACCGTTCCCCATTGAATTTCTGCTTTCCTTTAGCACAAAAGGAAGAGGGAACGTAGAAAGAATTTCCTTTCTTTTTGATTCTGTATTTCCATGAATTTCGGTATAGGGTACGTGTTCAGGACACACAGTTTGTAGAGCTCTAGTCATGTCTATTTTGTTATGACCTAAAACAATAGATTCATAGCTTGGAAATATGTTTTTCTTTAGGCCATGAACAAGTATGGGAAGCTGCCATTTCTCAGGGAAAAGGATATAGTCCGCTTCTTTAATTCTATCAATTTCTCT of Bacillaceae bacterium S4-13-56 contains these proteins:
- a CDS encoding trypsin-like peptidase domain-containing protein, encoding MKRKKIFWPIVVTIVLTLLSAVGIVYLYNNWLSEPIGVSSSLGGKVAVEEKTTTDLKTIIHESQKGVVQIEGQSASTNSIGSGFIINDKGDIVTNAHVVKGADSIYVKTADARTYPAALIGIGDETDIALLRVPQLKDRTPMKIAPNAKAEIGDEIIALGSPHGLQNTVTLGIISGTERNFEIDSFEYKNLYQISAFITNGNSGGPLVLRSTGEIIGINSAGTQGGTIGFSIPIGDVVDEVELWSRRADHTELSFDGDPRTDTDVTPEQLQEDANYIISYFYENINMRDFVSAYSLLGSDWQQNLTYQAFRDKYVSAVNVTITNVQTELKDNRHVSVTLNVNLKTRKQEAQQEITKRYKQTYIVGLENDQIKLLTGDQELISEEITEIPIEPVEEADKAL
- a CDS encoding zinc ribbon domain-containing protein, whose protein sequence is MLHCPYCGSFVKTDENFCVECGKALPPDIVERTPAPPGFNRWWILPISSFIILMVILASYYYFLNQQEDKAIDKFKLGEKYAIEENYSEAKTMFDQALAFKSSFPAAKQNKNLLLATEQVFNHLDQAEHYKLNSDYQEGLTHLQEAEKELENYNGDLVNRLLEKIIKKRNELKVAQINDSISANSDIESLKSLLWQAEGIQSKEAEEVANEIRARVISYFYSMANQYLQEKQFSLARETVEEGLHYASDSKKLSSLKTTIEKEKVAFETAQQQRIEQAIEAAEKDQEINEEDAVDLMEINYEIDEYGEFVVKGKIKSVATIPIYSISVIYDLINSDGEVVQTNEIFVYPDTLYPNEIGEFEYTHYDLKEPMKVEVQKIRWFFD
- a CDS encoding DUF1659 domain-containing protein, whose protein sequence is MAGVLVTNSRLQLTFENGVNEKGDVVFKSKAFNQVKTTASNDGLYAVANALAPLQQLPLHAIERQDTMLLTEM
- a CDS encoding DUF2922 domain-containing protein — its product is MAKQIELKFLNPEGRIVTYTLDDPIEPVDPIAVSSAMDTMIAQNVFTSTGGDLTEKKEARIVERNVVGIELA
- a CDS encoding YvrJ family protein, which encodes MESLINWIPEVGFPIIVTFYLLHRVEGKLDDVIQSIHLMTEKLS
- a CDS encoding PilZ domain-containing protein, which gives rise to MYYKRKESFRFTFESPISGKITNQEKLENYPIKIMDISATGLKIQLEKSSFPLPKKNQLIWIEFQLMNHPFRSTGTVVCIKDFVSHIICEIKVTTDKEWEESIITDLKLYAKIKN